The following proteins are co-located in the Fluviicola sp. genome:
- a CDS encoding GxxExxY protein, with translation MKSVPPFISYLKLTGLQVGILVNFNTDYLKGNIFRKINTH, from the coding sequence ATGAAATCCGTTCCGCCATTCATCTCTTATCTAAAATTAACCGGATTGCAAGTTGGAATATTAGTGAATTTTAATACAGATTACCTCAAAGGAAACATATTCCGCAAGATAAACACCCATTGA
- a CDS encoding DUF72 domain-containing protein, translating to MNKELYIGCSGYYYPAWKNKFYPEGLKPKDWLEYFSSVFNTVELNGTFYRTPKLADLQKYYDKTPADFKFSVKMSKQVTHILKLKESSALINEFQDLVREGLKEKCMHFLFQLPPSFHYSEENLDRVLTMIPHRPENVIEFRHISWWNDIVREKLTETGITFCNVDFPGLETFFMHTNEHFYLRLHGNPVLFKSAYSTEDLEEFYRAIPETALHKCIYFNNTYYEAGYENGMQLQQIAARR from the coding sequence ATGAATAAAGAGTTATACATCGGTTGTTCGGGATATTACTACCCGGCATGGAAGAACAAATTCTATCCGGAAGGTTTGAAACCCAAAGATTGGCTGGAATATTTCAGCAGTGTATTCAATACGGTTGAACTAAACGGTACGTTCTACCGCACACCTAAATTGGCAGACCTTCAAAAATATTATGATAAAACTCCGGCTGATTTCAAGTTCTCGGTAAAAATGAGTAAACAGGTTACGCACATTCTGAAACTGAAGGAATCCAGCGCCTTGATAAACGAATTCCAGGATCTTGTGCGCGAAGGCTTAAAAGAAAAGTGTATGCATTTCCTCTTCCAGCTTCCGCCGTCTTTTCATTATTCGGAGGAAAACCTGGACCGGGTATTGACTATGATTCCCCACCGTCCTGAAAATGTAATTGAATTCCGCCATATTTCCTGGTGGAACGACATTGTGAGGGAAAAACTCACCGAAACGGGAATTACTTTCTGCAATGTGGATTTCCCGGGACTGGAAACATTTTTCATGCACACCAACGAACACTTTTACCTGAGATTGCATGGAAATCCTGTTCTGTTTAAATCAGCCTATTCAACGGAAGACCTGGAAGAGTTCTACCGGGCAATTCCCGAAACGGCCTTGCACAAATGCATTTATTTCAACAATACCTATTATGAAGCAGGGTATGAAAACGGCATGCAATTGCAGCAAATAGCGGCCCGGCGTTAG